The following nucleotide sequence is from Oenanthe melanoleuca isolate GR-GAL-2019-014 chromosome 5, OMel1.0, whole genome shotgun sequence.
ttttattctacaGTACCAAAATGCAATTTCACCACAGTTCTATCTGGTTGCACAATCTTAATTGTTTGTTTGAAACTAAATATGCTACCAAAAACATCAACTAGTGCCATGACTTTGCCTGTTGTTTTGAGAGAAAGGCTGATGCCTTTGTTTAAGTGTTTCAGACAGCAAACCTTCATGAATATATCTGGTACAAGCATATAAAGACTATAGTCATTTGTGCTTTCCAAAAGTGGAAGAATTTTATCGACTTTGTAAGCTTCACCCTCTCATTGGGATATAGGGATTATGTATGGTGTCAGTTCAACTGCTGAGTAATATTAGGCCATGGGTTAGACATATCAACTGTAACCCATTCTTCCTCTCATAGGAACTGAAATTCTTCCAGATAAGCAATAGACAGCCAGGATATTGCCACAAGCTTGGAAGTGAGACTGGCTCAGTAATGTTTTCTAAAGTTTGCAAGTAAATCAGGAACATCTCACAGACTTCAGTGGAACCTAGATGTTCTCAGTGGTCATGCCCTATCCTGTCagttatttgtgttttaaataattttattctaagAGGATCCAagtgtgcagagctctgcaggatgTGGCCCTGTGGGTCTTTCAGGAAGTGTCTACTAGAACAGTGAAAAGTTTAAGGCAGTTGAAACTGATACAGTTACTATAGAAATAAGAGTGATAGCATCAGGTCAGCGAGACAGAAGCTGTTTGCAGTTTAGGGGAAATGGCAATTTGGTAGAGAATTACACAGCTAATTATGTGGAAGCTATGCAGCATGGACAAATGACGAAACTGCTGGTTTTAATCCCACTGTACTGGTATTTTAAATATCTAAACCACTCAAGATACAAGTCTGGTGTTCTTTTGTTATCACAAAAATTAGGGCACTACTTTTCAGAGTCAAGATAAAGTTGGGGGAAAGTTTTGGACAAATACTGTGAATGATCAGTAAAACCTTGCAAATTGTATTTTGAAGCTTCAACCAAATTAGACAGTTAAATTATCAGAAGTTGCTTCAAAAACAATGGTAAGGCTCTGCTCACTCACAGTTCCAGGTCCAGCTGGTTCAGACAACTGTACATTCATCATTTTCTAAATTAACAATATGACTTTTTGCTAATTACTCTTTACACCTTTGTGTAGATTGTCATTCGCATTTTAATTTAACAAACACCAATGATTTTGCAATAAGCAGGAGAGACTGGAGTTCATTCACCCATAACTTGTTTGTCCTTGAAGTGCAAGGATGAAAGCAGAGCTATATTTATGCCACTAAGAGACCAGATGTGATGCCATCCCTGATAGTAAATCTGGAGAGGTGATATGCCCTGCTTTTACAGTGTCCCATGGGACTTATGGATTCAGATCCCCTTTGTGTTGAAACTTGAAGCATGAAACTGTACCAAAATTTAGAATATCacttgttttttcctgctgctctgacatGGAATGGATGGTTTTAGCCATTTCCCTATTGTGTTGGTTTGAGAAATGAGAATTTCTGGTGTTTTGTCTTGTATTTCAGGAAATTTCACGACATGTGCGAGAGCTGCTGGGGATTGAGGAGCCTCTCTTCAGCAGATCCATTGCCCTCCCATACAGAGACAATATGGGTCTCTTCCTAGAGAGAAAGGCACCAACAGGAAAGAAGGCAGATGCCCTCACTTTCTCACAGTTTGTCCAAAAAGCAGGACTGGAGCCCTATACTACAGTTCCTTCTTTGCAAGGATCCCAGACCATGGTGGGAATGGATGCTCTCCCTGCATCACAGGACATGCAGAGGCAGAATTAGAGACTCATGCTAAATTTTTGCCTTTGTAAGAAGCCCAGCAGCTACAGCCACTGTACCCTTGTTACCTTGCAGATTGTTCAAGGAGGTAAAGTTCCACCTTCACACAATTACAAAAAATTGTGCACTGCACCACTACTGCAGCTCTTAGACATTTTATTACACCAAACCCGTTCCACATTGTCTCTTTTCTGCAATACTTCATTTGCTTACAGGAACTAAGTGAAGTGGAGGTTGTAGATCAGACTGTACCATTGTCTGTCTTTCACTTGTGCTTCACAGTTGATTAAAAAAGACCAGAAACACAATTAGGCAAATATTTTAGGCACAAGTGATTGATAAGAACTTCCCAGATGCTCAAGTGAATAGATTTCTCCCAGGCTTCAGTGTCTGCAGACTGGGCTTGCTCTGAAACCCAAATGTAAGATAAATGGCATATATAATAATAGGTGTACAGGTGTGGTgacagctgctgtcagcaataATAATTAAGCAAGGAGTCTAGGTGCAACATGCATAACTAATCCTTGGCCTCACTTCAGAGGCCAGTAAATGATTTCCTGTGAGGCAAAACTAGGAAGGCAGTGTTTTATTATGGTAAACAGTACTGAAACACAATGATACATGGTGGCAGAAGGTACAAAAGAACACTGAATAAAGAATTTAGGgaataaaaatttctttgtcCTAGGTGGATTTGGACAGAGTATCCAGTTACCTCCTTTTTCCTTGAAGGACATATCATATAGTCTGTGGTGGTGAGGGTGGAATGCGTTATCACCAGCAAGGAAGTAGAAGTAAGTGCTGATGAAAGCCTGGCTCAGCAGAAAGAGTGCACCTGACTAAATCATTAGTATATTGTCAGGATTCAATAACTTTCTCAAGATCCCAcaggggaataaaaaaatacaaaaaaaaaaagactgggcCTGATCCTGTTTAGTTTGTTACATCAAACCTGTAGCCACtacaaaataactgaaatttgGTTTTGTAATTCAGTTTTGTAAAAAAGCTAGACAACCAGGGATAAGCAAGTTTGCTGAGCAGAGTAGAGAATGAAACTCATAGAACAAAATGTGTACATGGGGTTATTGGCTGGAATAGTTTAAAGAGTCTGAGAGTTAACAATGCTGGTTCTTGCACCACTTAGTCCCATGAAGGGGCTGGGATGAGATCTCAGCAAAGCATTCCTCATGGACTTCATTATGGTTTATGAAGATTTAGAATCATAATCTCCATTCTCCTCTGGAATTTCTGAGAAACTGTTGGAAGCAGCTGTGGAGAGTTATCATCCAATATCATGCCAGGCTCTACTACAGCTGAAGTGAGAGATGTCTTGGTGCTGACCAGCCCACACTGTTTTGTAGGACAGACTCCAGAGGGTGCCTGGTACAGTAGAGCACCAGGCTTCAGATGGCACCAGACAAGCTCTCTCTTTTCTAGCAGCTGGCTAAAGAGAGACTTCCTCAGTGGCACAGCTGTCAGTCAAACCAGGGGAAggttctgggaagggaaaacaAGTGGAAACATTTACTCGTAACAACAGTCCTAAGCAGCTTGCTAATAATGTAACGAATAGTGGTTTTCTTCAGTGTCTGACTACAACTCTTTCTTGGGCCTTCGAGAAACCATCAGACTCAGAGACTTGAATATAAAATGTTCCAGGCATCACTGAGTCAAGTGAAGTAAAACTGAGACTAATGGCTCTAAAATAATCCTGCAAAAGCTGGAATCCTTTCCCTTAAGCAGCATTCCCCTGACTTAACATCCTCCATAGCTCATGAACTGTTCATGATCATTACCCCCGAGAATTGTCCCCTCTAGACATTCccatgggaatttttttttttcttcatgcaaTGCCCTAGTCTTGATCAGTTGCTTCAGACCTTGCTAAGTAGGATCTAGGGACTAAATAACTCAGTCCAGGTCTTCTGTTGCTAATACATCATATAAGGCAATTCCTAGGGTAGAGATGTGGCCCTAAGGACAACAGAGAGTTCAGCACCTTCCAAGCCAACAAGGCAGCCCACATTTTATGTGAGATGAGGCAAGTTGCAAAGCAGACACAAGCAGTACCTCAGCATTCAACTGTCTTACTTTCTCCTCTTGTATAATTGAAAAGTCTTTGCTGACAAAACTCTTGCACACAAACCTGGGCAGGAAGGTTTTTGCTTTGCACAGATGAGGCAGCCTTAAGGAAAGCTGAGGTTATTGCTTGCTTTTAGTGCCTTCTGGTGAGACAGATTCTGCCACCTGATGCTGTTCAGGCTTGCATAAAAATAACCACCAGCTAttaatggaattttattttccttgcagaGTCAACAAAATCAAGTATCAATTACCAGTGTACACACAGATATGAAGGGATATTCTCATCTCACACTGCTGTGAGGAATCACACTGACAACCAGACCTGTTTGGTTTGAAACCTCTGATCAGGGACTATTTTAGGTGAGGGATGCTAAAATTAGCAGTAACAAGTCTAATATAGCTTGTATTTTATGTAGCTCATACTAATTGAGTAAACAGAAATCCTTGACAGGCTGCATATAAAGTCATCTGACTGTTCAGCCATGACAGCAGGGTAAGCATCACGGGTGCTTCAAGCAATGCACTGATTACAGGGTGCTTGTTCCGATGCTTTGGGTCCCTTTCTGTAGAAACAATGAGTTCGAGTCCCATCCAGTGGTAAAACCCAGAAACTGCAGGTTTGAGTCCTGCAGGAAATCCTGTAGCGACACTCTGGTGAAAGATGCACTGTGAAACTTTCTTAGGCCACGTGTAAGTTAGTAAGTTAGCAGCTTTTATGGCGGAGTTTGCTCAGATGCTTTGAGTTCTTTTAAGTCTAAGGGAGTTGTATGAGTTCAATGCAGTATGTCAATATTTTGTGTGTGAAGAAGAATGAGTTATGTGTTGAGTCTgccagcattttttaaaaattgacatAGGGATACCCATGACATAAAGTTTGTTTGCTCAAAAATTGTTTCtgataaatgtataaatatgtGAGAAGTCTTGTACGGGATATGTGCAGTTGGAATGATTTTCACTGCACATCCTGGCCAGAATAAAGTAAGGCAACTCACAGTCATCTCAAAGATAGGGTCAGAGAGTTTAATTTCTTCCTGGGTTTGGTGACAGTTCCAGGCTTTGAAATGAAATGGTCCATTTTTCttgagggcagggatggaggtgtCAAGGCTGTACAGTGACAGGACAGCAGACAGCATGTGTGACAGGAGGCAGAAGGAACACAGTGTTTTCCCAGGCCATAAGCTGAGCATTGTTATAAAAGCATATaaagctctgctcctgcaggactACTGCACTAAGCAAGGAGAAAGGGACTCAAAAGCCCAGATAAAAAGAGAGATAGCAGAGCTGACCAACCAGCACCTCTAGGCACTGGAGCACAATTACCTGTGCTCTGCCACAAGCAGGTGGAACACAAACCATAGCTACCAGACTGGTAGCACTGTTAGCCTGCCCAAAGTGGCACAGAGGGACTTTGGTCCATCACTGTTCTGACAtagcaaagagcagcagcagagtgatACAAAGGGATAAACATACAAAGAGCTCAACTGCCTGGCCCAGTTCTTGCAGGCAGATTTAGTCTTTAGCTGAAACAGCTGAGCCTTGGGATCTGGCTAGTTTTCAAGATCTATAAAAAGCTATTTAATAATCCCTTCTCTGAGGTGACTAGAAAGAGAATTTTATTCCAAACATGTCCCTAGAAGACTGTTTTCCCAGTCTGTTTTATCTAAGAGTTTATGGGATTATAGAACTTTATATGGAGCCTGTAAATAACTTCTGTTTATTCAATTAGTATGAGCTACATAAAATACAAGCTGTATTAGATTTGTTACTATTAATTTTAGCATCCCTCACCTAAAATGGTCCTTGATCAAGGGCAATCTTATCAATTTGTCCAAGTATGTGATGAGAGAGAATGAAGAAAGGGGACCCAGACTCCCTTCAGTGGTGCCCAATGATGACAAGGGGCactgggcacaaactgaaatgtGCTGGTCCATCTTAAGACACAAACTCACTTCTACTGTGAGTGTTGCTGAATTcagaacaggtttcccagagaagctgagtCACCTCCAGCTGTGATGATACTGAAAATCCACAGAGCTACAGTCCTGGTCTGCCTGTTCCTAGTGATCCTGCTAAAGCAGGAGTAGACGAGACGATCaagtggtcccttccaacccaaatgattccataaggaaaaaaacatcaacagaagaaaacagctcacagtgcagcagggaggctggaatCCAAATCTACTCTCATCTGACCCCCTGTAGCAGCAAACTATCCTACAAactctttaaaattaattcatctGTCTGATGGCATGAAAGGTGTGAAATAAGGTACTGCTGCAAGCAATGTCACTCTATGGTGATAGGCACTGTGCTTTTCAGAACATTAAAACAACATCCTGCAACTCATTTTGTGGGAGGTGATAAATTGCTCGGGATTAACATACAAGAATGGCAACGTGCTTAGTgggggaaggaaagaaacagcccacagagaaagagacagctttatttacagaaattaagTGAGGTCTGAAAGGATGaagccagcagctgcctgaggaGTTATGTTTCTGAGAAAGTGCATTTCAATCCTTCATGGCAGATAACACTTTCTGAGAAAAGAGCTGCTGGGGCCAGCAGGCTTGTGTTAACTGAGAGAGGTCCCCTGCTTGCTCTCCATGCAACCCATCAGGACTCTGACCACAAGGTATTTCCCTGATAAAGGGATCTTCCAATTGCTGCAGAGTCCTAGCAGAAGGCAGAGGTTGCTGTCCTGGTTCTCTGCAGGAGTTCACACACTTCTTTTCCTTGGGTGAGCCAGAACTAAAATAAAAGTGCAACTGGTCCTTTCCCCCAACACTTTCACACAGGGAGAACATGGTCCAGGTAGGTTTTACTCCAGCCACAGCCATGATTAGTGATGCCAAGCCAGCTTGACTGTTACAGGGACTGGTCAGCACTCTCTGGTGGAGAGACTCACAACTGTGACTGACACATTCCTCTTGCAAGAATAAGCCCACGCACCATCCAGAGCAAATATTCATCTTGCTGTGCCCAGCAACTTCCCTCCATACACACAGGTGATGCCTGGCTTACAGCCACAAAGACAATCAGATTCCAAAAAGAATCAACCCTGATGGATCAGTACCATGGTTTCGCCAGCTATTTTAGTAGCTGTCTTCAACCAGCCTGAACACCACGGTCCCACAGCCACGGGCACCCACTGTCACCGACGAACACTGATCATGCAATGAGTAgtagcacagctgctctgctggcactggaCTGGGTTTTGCAGTTCCCTCTTTCAGTGACAAGGCAATGGCCAAACAGGTTTCACAGGTGATCAGTTCTTCCACCGGATTTGCTAAAAGAGAGAACAAGACACGACTAACACCCTTAGAGGCCAACTTAGTGATCCCTGACAAGGACAGCTTCAGCCAGAGTGTGCCATTTCTATCAGTATAACCATTCATTCCTACCCTGAATGCAACCCCAAACAGAAGATTACcttcacagcagggacagaaagtATGTAGGACAGTCAAGCCCCTACACCTAATCTGTATCTATTTCTGATGAGAGTGTCTGGAAGAAAGAGTAAGCATTTCTTACCATGTTGCTGAGAATGCTCTGTATCTTCTCTTCTTCTGCAGAGCCCCGCTCCACCTTGCTTTTATATGCTGTCAGCTGGACACGATCCTTTAGATCCCGGTAGGTCTAGATAAAGGGCAAAACCAGCACCCAGCTGAGAGAAAGGGACACTTCCATGGTTAGATGTTTCCTGCAGATGGGCAGGGCAACTCTGCAATCCCCCATCCAGTTCCCAACACAGAATTTTCACAGCACAAACGCTAGGAGCCACTCTCTTGGCTCATGGACTTCTACTGGGAACCTTACCATTTTTCCCAGACTGCAGGGATAAATAAACCCCACCAGGCACATGACAGAAGGGGCACGTGGCAGAGAACAGAAAAGCTAGAGAGAAAAAGCAGGCCCACGTCCCATCTCTTCACACAATCTACCTCTATAACAACATCATGGCATTTGTATTTGGTAGCGAGGTTCAGCCGGGTCTCCACATCTTCCACCAGGCGCACATattcctgcagcacctgtgTGAGAGAGAGAATGTCTCAGCTCCCTTCCACAGGTATGTCCTGCCTCACTCCCTCACCCCAGTCCCAAAACCTTTTTAGGTTGCTGGTCACACAGACTTGGTCCCTTCTTTAGGGAAAAAGTGACCTCAACAAAACTGTTCAGGATTCCAGAGGCTTTGCTTACAAAgctcagagtcacagaataaGCCAAAttagaagggacccacaaggatcacagAGTACAacccctgtcccagcacagcaccatccccaaggTCAGAacatgtgcctgagagcattgtccaaatgtcTCTTGAATTCTGTCAGGCTTCATGCTGTGACCATTTCCTGGGGTAGCCTTTTTCAGTGCCCAATTACCCTCTGGatgaaaaacctttttccaatatccaacctaaaccttccctgacacaacttcaggccactcccttgggtcctgtcactggtcacctctcctcttcccctcacaaagAAGTTATAGGCTGCAATGAGGTTTCCCCTCAGGTccttctccaggttgaacagGCCAAGTAACCTCAGCTGTACCTCACATGGCTTCCTCTCAAGGCCCTACACCATTCTCATGGCCCTCCTTTAGACACTCTCTAATAGCTTTATAAGCTTTTTTAATTGTGGTGCCCAAAAATGCACATAAGAGTCAtggtgaggctgccccagtgcagagcagagcaggacaatccctccccttgcctggctgggcatgctgtgcctgatgcccccccGGACAGGGTTGgtctccctggctgccagggcactgctggctgagATTCAACTTGCCAGTGACCAGGATCCATGGTGCTTCTCTTCAGTCTCTCATTCCCCAGTGTGTCTGTACACCCTGGGTTGCTCCATCCCAGATACAGAGTCAGTCACTTTCCCTTGCTGAACTCCAtttagttttggttttagtttaaTTTAGTTTAGTTTTGCTTTGCCCTCTAATTTGTTGAGAtgtctctgcagagcctccttGCCTTCTAGGGAATCAACAATTCCTCCTAGTTTTGTATCATCTACAAACTTGCGTATCATCTCCTCCAGTCCTGCATTCAAGTTatttatgaagatgttgaagagcacagggctgaggctggagccCTGTGAAACCCCACTAGTGACCAGTGATCAGTCTGATGTCACCCTATTCACTGTAATTCTTTATGCCAAACTCACGAATCATCTCATCACttgtttatccagctgtgtgctggacgTTTTGTCCAGAAGGATACTTTGAGAGACATCAAAAACTTTACCAAAATCTAAAACCATTACATGGAGTGGCTTCCCTTGATCAACCAAGTTGGTTACCTTAtcataaaaggaaatcagaTTTTACAAGCAGAACTCTCCTCTCATGAAGCTATACTGGCTGTGACCAATGACTGTGTTGTGCTCCAGGTTTTCCAATATATCCCAGAATAATCTTCATAACTTTACCGTGCACTGGAATAAAGACTAGGAAGTCTCCAAGGTCCTCCTTCTTGGCTTCTGGAAAATTTGGACATTAACCAGTCTCCAGTCATCTGGGATCTCTCCAGATTCCCAAGACCCAAAAAATCATTGAGAGGTTTTGTGATGACATCAGCTGGCTCTCAAGGATTCTCTGATAAATCCCATCATGCCCCATAGATTTCCAACTGAAGCAGTAGATCCTGAATAGATTCAGGGTCAACTGGGAGTTGACCATTTTCACAGTCATTGTCCTCCAACTGATCATCTGTTTGTGAGGTGACCATCCTCATCCTGTAATGGGCCAATGTTATTTCTACACTGCCTATtgccattaaaatatttgtaaaaactCTGTTTATTGTTCCCCACAGTTCTGGACAGCTTCAACTTCAGTAGAGCTTCAGCTGCACAAAATTTTCTCCCTATGGTGGCAAGCAGCATCTCTGTATTCTTCTCATGTCATTTGACCTTGCTTCTATGCCTTCCTTTTTTGCCTTGTTTCCAAGAGAAGATTCCTGTTCAGTCAAGCTGGCCTTCTGCCTTGCCTGCCTGACTTCAAACATTTGGGAATTGCCTGTTCCTGTACCCTTAGAGGGTCATGTTTAAAAAGTGACTGATGGACCCCACTGCctccaaaaacatttttccagggAACCTTACcatttccctgagcagcctgaatTCTGTTTTCCTCACGTCCAGAGTTAAGGTTTTGCTGGCACTTTTCCTCCTATCAACAGAGTCTTAGGCTACCTGGTTCCTACAGGTCAGGTTAACCACTGCCAGCCATATTGAGAAAATTTAATGTAGCAAAGAAAG
It contains:
- the SAMD15 gene encoding sterile alpha motif domain-containing protein 15, encoding MEPRPGPSGPQLDPKGAGGPRSVCPFLTWSAEEVAEWVAQLGFPQYEECFRANGITGRRLIHANCSNLPAMGVTDFGHMQEISRHVRELLGIEEPLFSRSIALPYRDNMGLFLERKAPTGKKADALTFSQFVQKAGLEPYTTVPSLQGSQTMVGMDALPASQDMQRQN